Proteins encoded within one genomic window of Streptomyces sp. NBC_01237:
- a CDS encoding AMP-binding protein — MSNLDVSLIRTLVDSIARHRDAVAVIDDGVAHTYAELDEMSAEIAGGLAEHGIGPGDVVDVHSTRSWSRCAAVLGVWRVGAGVLSIDPAMPAAWTGKLVSSAGCAMILRADECAPVEAGVAEHTFRSIRGTRRDEVTTGPLCYVIPTSGSTGEPKAVAVPPVVLADLGNWHVQRWSHDRPPNTLHMSSIGFDMVYEDTVATWLAGATLIVVNDQDRLDPFTLVDIIREHDVARLFQPVVGLHGLATAACVAGVRTPSLREISVAGEQLVINEEVRKFCADGDLTLVNQYGPSETHVVTQYRLTGDVTGWPDRPPIGTAVVDAELLCHVDGQLRPFTAGETRELVIAGNCVGIGYAGDDALTARRFREAEHRDGRMRRCYFSGDLVMFDGTDFHFVSRLDDQLKVNGYRVEPGEVESVIAQVAGVRRAAVVGVRVAASTQLAAYYTRATGAEVDRDDLIRACASGLPRFMVPRHFIEREELPSTRNGKIDRAKLREMFQEPSVSRS, encoded by the coding sequence ATGAGTAACCTCGATGTCTCTCTGATCCGGACGCTGGTCGACTCCATCGCCCGGCACCGGGACGCGGTCGCGGTCATCGACGACGGCGTCGCCCATACCTACGCCGAACTCGACGAAATGTCGGCCGAGATCGCCGGCGGCCTCGCCGAACACGGCATCGGCCCCGGTGACGTCGTCGACGTGCATTCGACCCGCTCGTGGTCCCGTTGCGCGGCGGTGCTGGGTGTGTGGCGCGTCGGAGCCGGCGTGCTGTCCATCGATCCGGCCATGCCGGCCGCCTGGACCGGCAAACTGGTGAGCAGCGCCGGCTGCGCCATGATCCTGCGGGCCGACGAATGCGCACCGGTCGAAGCGGGTGTCGCCGAGCACACCTTCCGATCGATTCGGGGAACGCGACGGGACGAGGTCACGACCGGACCGCTCTGCTACGTCATCCCCACCTCCGGGTCGACAGGCGAACCCAAGGCTGTCGCGGTGCCGCCGGTCGTTCTGGCGGATCTGGGCAACTGGCATGTCCAGCGGTGGAGCCACGACCGGCCCCCGAACACGCTGCACATGTCGTCCATCGGGTTCGACATGGTCTATGAGGACACGGTGGCGACCTGGCTGGCCGGTGCGACCCTGATCGTGGTGAACGATCAGGACAGGCTGGATCCCTTCACCTTGGTCGACATCATTCGCGAGCACGATGTCGCCCGGCTCTTCCAGCCGGTGGTCGGACTGCACGGACTGGCCACCGCCGCGTGTGTCGCGGGCGTGAGAACCCCGAGTCTGCGGGAGATCTCGGTGGCGGGCGAACAGTTGGTGATCAACGAGGAGGTGCGGAAGTTCTGCGCCGACGGTGACCTGACGCTGGTGAATCAGTACGGGCCGAGCGAGACGCATGTGGTCACTCAGTACCGGCTGACGGGCGACGTCACCGGCTGGCCCGACCGGCCGCCCATCGGCACCGCTGTCGTCGATGCGGAGCTGCTGTGCCACGTGGACGGACAGCTGCGCCCGTTCACGGCCGGCGAGACCCGAGAGCTGGTCATCGCCGGGAATTGCGTCGGGATCGGGTACGCCGGTGACGACGCGCTCACCGCGCGGCGATTCAGGGAGGCCGAACACCGGGACGGCCGCATGCGGCGCTGCTATTTCAGCGGAGACCTGGTCATGTTCGACGGCACCGACTTCCATTTCGTCTCCAGGCTCGACGACCAGCTCAAGGTGAACGGCTACCGAGTCGAACCGGGTGAGGTGGAGTCCGTGATCGCCCAGGTCGCCGGTGTCCGCCGAGCCGCGGTCGTCGGGGTCAGGGTTGCCGCGTCCACGCAGCTGGCGGCGTACTACACCCGCGCGACCGGTGCGGAGGTCGATCGGGACGACCTGATCCGTGCGTGTGCCTCCGGTCTGCCCCGGTTCATGGTCCCCCGGCACTTCATTGAACGGGAGGAGCTCCCGTCTACGCGGAACGGGAAGATCGACCGGGCGAAACTCCGGGAGATGTTCCAGGAGCCTTCGGTGAGCCGGAGCTGA
- a CDS encoding phytanoyl-CoA dioxygenase family protein, with amino-acid sequence MLTESQTAEYRSEGFLLLEDVFDAGDIAALRREVTDLYGTEHPGRIFEEDGTTVRGIHGCHTTGALFSRLVRLPELLSAAEELLDSKVHVFQCKVNAKQALRGEVWQWHQDYSVWGPKDGMPEPRAVNVALLLDDATEHNGPLLVVPGSHRNGAIAPWRPGPESTSPWEADLSAKLKFALDAEQMARVTAESEIRSIVGRAGSLLFFHPCIAHGSGANMSPTDRTMAFVSYNSVDNELREVPSPHPEFVASRDCRPLELVDGGLIA; translated from the coding sequence ATGCTCACTGAAAGTCAGACAGCAGAATACCGGTCCGAAGGGTTCCTGCTCCTCGAAGACGTCTTCGATGCGGGCGATATCGCCGCTCTGCGACGTGAGGTGACCGATCTCTACGGGACCGAGCACCCTGGACGGATCTTCGAGGAGGACGGGACCACGGTGCGGGGCATCCACGGCTGCCACACCACGGGTGCGCTGTTCTCCAGGCTGGTGCGACTGCCCGAGCTGCTTTCCGCGGCGGAGGAGCTGCTGGACAGCAAGGTGCATGTGTTCCAGTGCAAGGTCAACGCCAAGCAGGCGCTTCGCGGAGAAGTGTGGCAATGGCACCAGGACTACAGCGTCTGGGGGCCCAAGGATGGTATGCCGGAGCCGCGGGCGGTCAATGTCGCGCTGCTGCTGGACGACGCGACCGAGCACAACGGCCCGCTGCTGGTCGTTCCTGGTTCGCATCGAAACGGCGCGATAGCCCCGTGGCGTCCCGGGCCCGAGAGCACGTCGCCATGGGAGGCCGACCTTTCGGCGAAGCTGAAGTTCGCGCTGGACGCCGAACAGATGGCCAGGGTGACCGCGGAGTCGGAGATCCGGTCCATTGTCGGACGTGCTGGAAGCCTGCTGTTCTTCCACCCCTGCATCGCACACGGATCCGGTGCGAACATGTCGCCGACCGACCGGACCATGGCGTTCGTCAGCTACAACAGCGTCGACAACGAATTGCGCGAAGTGCCCAGTCCGCACCCGGAGTTCGTCGCGTCGCGCGACTGCCGGCCGCTGGAACTCGTCGACGGCGGTCTGATCGCATGA
- a CDS encoding phosphopantetheine-binding protein, with product MTANERNAMTADRVRAIWCRELQRDDITSDDDFFALGGQSLIMVRIQGAFIEELGAEVPMDQMFLNPTVASIAAYIDSHAALTP from the coding sequence ATGACAGCAAACGAGAGGAACGCGATGACCGCCGACCGTGTCCGCGCCATCTGGTGCCGGGAACTCCAGCGTGACGACATCACGTCGGACGACGATTTCTTCGCCCTGGGCGGCCAGTCCCTGATCATGGTCAGGATTCAGGGCGCGTTCATCGAGGAACTGGGCGCCGAGGTCCCCATGGACCAGATGTTCCTCAACCCGACCGTGGCGTCGATCGCCGCCTACATCGACTCCCACGCCGCCCTCACCCCGTAA
- a CDS encoding amino acid adenylation domain-containing protein, whose product MILQGKRVALPPSPVVHRRFEEHVRATPGAAAVVWSGRQVTYADLDARANRFAHLLIARGHGRGAKVGVCLDYSIDMIVAILGTLKAGAAYVPFDPAYPAARLRLLLGQVPGLALIVASPATAAMVESAGVEVMDLEQLAGHLATLPATAPDVHITGDDLCYAVFTSGSTGTPKLTAVRHEGWFNLMNWLQLEYGLHPGSHNLVVSAFGFDLSQRALMTPLFCGATQHLMASRSFDAMLAYRMLNQYDVRVVHCASSTLYLLVDWENARGGDALARLDYILFGGEALKSERLAHFARRPGTTCTLLHQYGVAECTDVATSYDLARYRPGEHDIAPVGRPAHNTAIHLLDAELREVEAGQYGEICISGAGVGAGYLGAGGPENAKFTTIDIEGTPLRLYRTGDRGRIDDSGELVVVGRMDAQVKVRGMRIDPTDIERALGRLAGVREAAVVATYDDGGEAELNAFVVPAGKDLAEDDLRTRLLWTLPRNMVPSRFTNIPRIPLSPHGKVDRAALADICRTQSADSNSAA is encoded by the coding sequence ATGATCCTTCAGGGAAAGCGGGTGGCTCTGCCGCCCTCGCCCGTCGTCCACCGCCGCTTCGAGGAGCACGTGCGGGCCACCCCCGGTGCCGCCGCCGTCGTCTGGTCCGGCCGGCAGGTGACGTACGCGGACCTCGACGCGCGGGCCAACCGGTTCGCGCACCTGCTCATCGCACGCGGCCACGGCCGCGGCGCGAAGGTCGGCGTCTGCCTCGACTACTCGATCGACATGATCGTCGCCATCCTCGGCACCCTGAAGGCCGGGGCGGCCTACGTGCCGTTCGACCCCGCCTACCCCGCGGCCCGCCTGCGGCTGCTGCTCGGGCAGGTGCCCGGCCTCGCCCTGATCGTGGCCTCCCCGGCGACGGCCGCGATGGTCGAGTCCGCGGGCGTCGAGGTCATGGACCTCGAACAGCTCGCAGGCCACCTCGCGACCCTCCCGGCGACCGCCCCCGACGTCCACATCACCGGCGACGACCTCTGCTACGCGGTGTTCACCTCCGGCTCGACCGGCACCCCCAAGCTGACCGCGGTCCGCCACGAGGGCTGGTTCAACCTGATGAACTGGCTCCAGCTCGAGTACGGCCTGCACCCCGGCTCCCACAACCTGGTCGTCTCCGCCTTCGGCTTCGACCTGTCCCAGCGCGCCCTGATGACACCACTGTTCTGCGGCGCCACCCAGCACCTGATGGCCAGCCGCAGCTTCGACGCCATGCTGGCCTACCGCATGCTCAACCAGTACGACGTCCGCGTCGTGCACTGCGCCTCCAGCACCCTGTACCTGCTGGTCGACTGGGAGAACGCGCGCGGCGGCGACGCCCTCGCCCGGCTCGACTACATACTGTTCGGTGGGGAGGCGCTGAAGAGTGAACGCCTCGCCCACTTCGCGCGCCGCCCGGGCACCACCTGCACCCTGCTCCACCAGTACGGCGTCGCCGAGTGCACGGACGTCGCCACTTCCTACGACCTGGCCCGCTACCGGCCTGGCGAGCACGACATCGCCCCGGTCGGCAGGCCTGCCCACAACACCGCCATCCACCTTCTGGACGCCGAACTGCGCGAGGTCGAGGCGGGCCAGTACGGCGAGATCTGCATCTCCGGGGCCGGCGTCGGCGCGGGCTACCTGGGCGCCGGCGGCCCCGAGAACGCCAAGTTCACGACCATCGACATCGAGGGGACGCCGCTGCGCCTGTACCGCACGGGAGACCGCGGCCGGATCGACGACAGCGGTGAACTCGTCGTCGTCGGCCGGATGGACGCCCAGGTCAAGGTGCGGGGCATGCGGATCGACCCCACCGACATCGAACGCGCTCTGGGCAGGCTGGCCGGCGTCCGCGAGGCGGCCGTGGTGGCCACCTACGACGACGGCGGCGAAGCCGAACTGAACGCGTTCGTCGTTCCCGCGGGCAAGGACCTCGCCGAGGACGACCTGCGCACCCGTCTGCTGTGGACTCTGCCGCGGAACATGGTGCCGTCCCGGTTCACGAACATCCCGCGCATTCCGCTGAGCCCGCACGGAAAGGTCGACCGCGCCGCCCTGGCGGACATCTGCCGCACCCAGAGCGCCGACAGCAACTCCGCGGCATGA
- a CDS encoding 2OG-Fe dioxygenase family protein — protein MQTLTESPALVENGFARWDLAEEFGIAESDASFQSLRAEFVDLPPDPYATEEGRNRRYARGIFLPWSREFSWIPDTHLGEQGWMNGYWQADHNPDYVGVVRKLPAMSETARNNPIIHEILSFDFAQTRWSRDDAAFPLHVGVHLIKLAVDAPGHEAISSPNELHQDGEPFVFAHLVYRRNVVGGSNVIAPPKYRGKLPEEVPEGEALAEFELTKPLESYGVTDEKVSHYVSPIRRGSGPETGERAVVLVDFTPMRQHI, from the coding sequence ATGCAGACACTGACCGAATCGCCCGCCCTCGTCGAGAACGGATTCGCGCGCTGGGACCTCGCCGAGGAATTCGGGATAGCCGAATCCGATGCTTCCTTCCAGAGCCTTCGCGCCGAGTTCGTCGACCTGCCACCGGACCCCTATGCGACGGAGGAAGGGCGTAACCGACGCTACGCCCGCGGCATTTTCCTCCCCTGGTCGCGAGAGTTCAGCTGGATTCCGGACACGCACCTCGGCGAGCAGGGTTGGATGAACGGTTACTGGCAGGCCGACCACAACCCCGACTATGTCGGCGTGGTCCGCAAGCTGCCCGCCATGAGTGAAACAGCCCGGAACAACCCGATCATCCACGAGATCCTGTCCTTCGACTTCGCCCAGACGCGATGGTCGCGGGACGACGCGGCGTTCCCGCTGCACGTCGGGGTGCATCTGATCAAGCTGGCGGTGGACGCTCCCGGGCACGAGGCCATCTCCTCGCCCAATGAGCTCCACCAGGACGGCGAGCCGTTCGTCTTCGCGCACCTGGTCTATCGCCGCAATGTCGTCGGCGGCTCGAACGTGATCGCGCCGCCGAAGTACCGGGGCAAGCTGCCCGAGGAGGTGCCCGAGGGCGAGGCTCTGGCCGAGTTCGAACTGACCAAGCCGCTGGAGTCCTACGGCGTCACCGACGAGAAGGTCAGCCACTACGTGTCCCCCATCCGGCGCGGGTCCGGCCCGGAGACGGGCGAGCGTGCGGTGGTCCTGGTCGACTTCACCCCGATGCGGCAGCACATCTGA
- a CDS encoding aspartyl/asparaginyl beta-hydroxylase domain-containing protein, whose protein sequence is MPEISSLENLPAAVMLRDDLDIDRLKADLVELGGSEFWALQRSFEDGVVGEESDVDWKVLSLRAPGGDLQRTDPGGPGRDGFADTPLMAKAPYLSQILSELGTELRSVRLMALAPGVSVEEHADTPLGLPYGYVRLHIPLVTNPGAVLVMDGAEQRWQPGTLWYADFERPHSLRNAGDRTRIHLVADCATNDRLLALFPDSFRAELPTSDIAYYRPVLPLTSRELAEFSCTFAVPFSFMEWGLPVVDDQESDLAAEVTAEGDGLVLRVEGRAPVELLHLGAGEFRLLGWSEERLLRLDLFDDDPRVELSTRRGRRRQVVVRPAHRLAAV, encoded by the coding sequence ATGCCAGAGATAAGCTCCCTGGAAAACCTTCCGGCCGCAGTGATGCTACGGGACGACCTGGATATCGATCGACTGAAAGCGGATCTCGTAGAGCTCGGCGGTTCCGAATTCTGGGCCTTGCAAAGGTCTTTCGAGGACGGCGTCGTCGGAGAGGAATCCGATGTGGACTGGAAGGTTCTCTCCCTGCGTGCGCCGGGCGGGGACCTCCAGCGAACCGACCCCGGTGGCCCGGGACGTGACGGGTTCGCCGACACGCCTTTGATGGCGAAGGCGCCCTACCTCAGTCAGATCCTGTCCGAACTGGGCACCGAACTGCGCAGCGTCCGCTTGATGGCCCTGGCCCCCGGTGTGTCTGTCGAGGAGCACGCGGACACCCCGCTCGGGCTCCCCTACGGCTACGTACGGCTGCACATCCCGCTGGTCACCAATCCCGGGGCGGTACTGGTGATGGACGGTGCCGAACAGCGGTGGCAGCCGGGAACGCTCTGGTACGCCGACTTCGAGCGACCGCATTCCCTGCGGAACGCCGGTGACCGCACCCGGATCCACCTGGTCGCGGACTGCGCCACCAACGACAGGCTGCTGGCCCTGTTCCCGGACAGCTTCCGAGCGGAGCTGCCTACCAGCGACATCGCCTACTACCGCCCCGTACTGCCGCTCACGTCGCGCGAGCTCGCCGAGTTCAGCTGCACCTTCGCGGTGCCGTTCTCCTTCATGGAGTGGGGACTGCCCGTGGTCGACGACCAGGAGAGCGACCTCGCCGCCGAAGTGACCGCCGAGGGCGATGGCCTGGTCCTGCGCGTCGAAGGGCGCGCCCCGGTGGAGCTGCTGCACCTGGGCGCCGGCGAGTTCCGGCTGCTCGGCTGGAGCGAGGAACGCCTGCTCCGCCTCGACCTCTTCGACGACGATCCGCGAGTGGAGCTCTCCACCCGGCGCGGACGCCGGCGCCAGGTGGTCGTCCGCCCGGCACACAGGCTCGCCGCGGTCTGA
- a CDS encoding MFS transporter, which translates to MSGKTRQGSVTGREFRLFWFGETTSLLGNGIAVVALPLVAVLTLHAGTFVVGLLTSVAYLPWLMLGLPAGAWVDRLPRRPVMLVSDAVSFVAFISVPVAAWADVLTIPHLLAAAFVCGCASVFFTTAQRAYLPTLLSDAELLAGNARLQGSESTAEVIGPGLAGMLVQAFGAVAGLVANALSFLVSWFCLRAIRITEPPPSPPPEVRRRRLRTEVADGLRFLFRDPILRTLAVFSAVSNIALTGLSSIEVAFLVRTVGAGEAVVGAVLTLCGLGGVVGVLLSHRVSQRYGTARAVVICLVGAAPFTLLFPLTGPGAGLAFFVVGGVGVGAGVVAANIITDTFRQRYCPPDLIGRISASAAVISFGAIAVGGLLGGTLGELSGVRETMWMMAGLHVLATAILLCSPIRRLRDFPESDRSILAAEAGKAMS; encoded by the coding sequence ATGAGCGGCAAGACCCGCCAAGGCTCGGTGACCGGGCGCGAGTTCCGGCTGTTCTGGTTCGGGGAGACCACAAGCCTGCTCGGCAACGGGATCGCCGTGGTGGCACTGCCGCTCGTCGCCGTCCTCACCCTGCACGCGGGCACCTTCGTGGTCGGACTGCTGACATCCGTCGCCTATCTTCCGTGGCTGATGCTCGGTCTGCCCGCGGGCGCCTGGGTGGACCGCCTTCCCCGCCGCCCGGTGATGCTGGTCTCCGACGCCGTCTCCTTCGTCGCCTTCATCAGTGTTCCGGTCGCGGCCTGGGCAGACGTGCTCACCATTCCGCATCTGCTCGCGGCCGCCTTCGTCTGCGGTTGCGCCAGCGTCTTCTTCACCACCGCACAACGTGCGTATCTGCCGACACTGCTCTCCGACGCGGAGCTGCTGGCCGGCAACGCGCGGTTGCAGGGCAGTGAGTCGACAGCCGAGGTCATCGGCCCCGGTCTGGCCGGAATGCTGGTGCAGGCCTTCGGTGCCGTCGCCGGACTGGTGGCCAACGCGCTGAGCTTCCTGGTGTCCTGGTTCTGCCTGCGGGCGATCCGGATCACCGAACCGCCGCCCTCGCCGCCTCCGGAGGTCCGGCGGCGCCGACTGCGCACCGAAGTCGCCGACGGTCTGAGATTCCTGTTCCGGGATCCCATTCTGCGCACACTCGCGGTATTCAGCGCGGTGTCCAACATCGCGTTGACCGGCCTGAGCTCGATCGAAGTGGCTTTCCTCGTAAGAACGGTCGGGGCCGGCGAGGCCGTGGTCGGCGCGGTCCTGACGTTGTGCGGTCTCGGCGGAGTCGTCGGAGTGCTGTTGTCCCACCGCGTGTCCCAGCGATACGGCACCGCGCGGGCCGTAGTGATCTGCCTGGTAGGTGCCGCGCCCTTCACGCTGCTCTTTCCGCTGACCGGTCCGGGGGCCGGCCTCGCGTTCTTCGTCGTCGGCGGTGTCGGTGTCGGCGCGGGTGTGGTCGCGGCGAACATCATCACCGACACCTTCCGTCAGCGGTACTGCCCACCCGACCTGATCGGACGCATCAGTGCCAGCGCGGCCGTGATCAGCTTCGGCGCCATCGCTGTCGGCGGGTTGCTCGGCGGCACGCTCGGCGAGTTGTCCGGTGTCCGGGAAACGATGTGGATGATGGCCGGCCTGCACGTACTGGCAACGGCCATTCTGCTGTGCAGTCCTATACGAAGGCTGCGTGATTTCCCCGAATCCGATCGTTCAATTCTTGCGGCCGAGGCAGGAAAGGCGATGTCCTAA